In a single window of the Tiliqua scincoides isolate rTilSci1 chromosome 15, rTilSci1.hap2, whole genome shotgun sequence genome:
- the LOC136635275 gene encoding octapeptide-repeat protein T2-like: MAKTAARSKGSEIESPRDSERQRQQRGTRESEIESPRNSKWQRLRQGTRESEIESPRDSEQQRWRRGMRESEIESPRNSKWQRLRQGTRESKIESPRDSERQRQWRGTRESEMKSPQDSERQRQQRGTRESEIESPRNSERQRWRRGTRESEIESPRNSKWQRLRQGTRESEIESPRNSERQGQQRGTRESEIESPQNSKWQRQRQGTRESKIESPRDSERQGQRLRARESEIESPQNSERQRRWRGMMGSEMKSPQDSERQRQRRGTRESGKVAVVEKQLSPC, translated from the coding sequence ATGGCAAAGACAGCGGCTAGGAGCAAGGGGAGTGAAATAGAGTCTCCACGAGATTCAGAACGGCAGAGACAGCAGCGAGGAACGCGAGAGAGTGAAATAGAGTCTCCACGAAACTCCAAATGGCAGAGACTGCGGCAAGGAACGAGGGAGAGTGAAATAGAGTCTCCACGAGATTCGGAACAGCAGAGATGGCGGCGAGGAATGCGAGAGAGTGAAATAGAGTCTCCACGAAACTCCAAATGGCAGAGACTACGGCAAGGAACGAGGGAGAGTAAAATAGAGTCTCCACGAGATTCGGAAAGGCAGAGACAGTGGCGAGGAACGAGGGAGAGTGAAATGAAGTCTCCACAAGATTCAGAGCGGCAGAGACAGCAGCGAGGAACAAGGGAGAGTGAAATAGAATCTCCCCGAAACTCTGAACGGCAGAGATGGCGGCGAGGAACGCGGGAGAGTGAAATAGAGTCTCCACGAAACTCCAAATGGCAGAGACTGCGGCAAGGAACGAGGGAGAGTGAAATAGAGTCTCCCCGAAACTCTGAACGGCAGGGACAGCAGCGAGGAACGCGAGAGAGTGAAATAGAGTCTCCACAAAACTCCAAATGGCAGAGACAGCGGCAAGGAACGAGGGAGAGTAAAATAGAGTCTCCACGAGATTCGGAACGGCAGGGACAGCGGCTACGAGCAAGGGAGAGTGAAATAGAATCTCCACAAAACTCCGAAAGGCAGAGACGGTGGCGAGGAATGATGGGGAGTGAAATGAAGTCTCCACAAGATTCAGAGCGGCAGAGACAGCGGCGAGGAACGAGGGAGAGTGGCAAAGTGGCAGTGGTGGAAAAGCAACTTTCTCCTTGTTGA